The Marinobacter szutsaonensis sequence GGGTGGCCCGAAAGGCCTTCATGCCGTTCGACCCCAACGCCGACCGGCCGATCACCAATGTGGTGATGATGGGCATGGGTGAGCCGCTGCTCAACTTCGACAACGTCGTTGATGCCATGAACCTTATGATGGAGGACCTGGCTTACGGTATCTCCAAGCGCCGGGTGACTTTGAGCACCTCCGGTGTGGTGCCGGCATTGGACCGTCTGGGCGAGGTTACCGATGTTTCACTGGCCATTTCGCTCCATGCCCCCAATGATGAGTTGCGTAACCAGTTGGTACCGTTGAATAAAAAGTACCCGATAGCGGAATTGCTCGCGGCAACGCGGCGGTATCTCAGCCGGCTGCCGGACAAGCGCAAGGCAACCATTGAGTACACCGTGATCGAGGGGATGAATGACCAGCCGGAACACGCCCGGCAATTGGCAGTCCTGCTGAAGGGGCTGCCCTGCAAGATCAATCTGATTCCTTTCAATCCGTTCCCGGAGAGTGATTTCCGGCGCCCGAGCATGAACGCCACCCGTCGGTTCCAGACTGTCCTCAACGAGGCAGGGTATATCGCCACCATCCGGACTACCCGGGGTGATGATATCGATGCAGCCTGTGGGCAGCTCGTTGGCCGGGTCGAGGATCGTACCCGGCGCAGCCAGCGGTACATTGAGGTACAGCAGGTGAACCCCTGATTCACAAACCAGATGCGAGGACTGCAGAACAGTGGCGACTAAACCGGTGATCAGACGTTTATTCCTGGTAGCTTTGATGTCATTGGCCACAGGGCTCGCCGGATGTGTTACCACGACTGACAGCCGCTTCTCCCGGGAAGCTGATCGCCAGGAAGCCGTTGATAACTATGTGAAGCTGGCTACCGCCTACATTGGTCAGGGAAATATTGACCGTGCCCGGCACCACCTGGATCGCGCCCTCAAGCTGGAACCGAAATCGCCCAAAGCCCTGGCGGCCATGGGGCTGATCTACAATACCGAAGGCGAAGCGGAGCTTGCCGAATCGAGTTTCCGCAAGGCAATCAGTGCCGACGAAGGCTACACCCGGGCCAGGGTGTACTATGGCGCCTTCCTGTACAGCCAGGGCCGCTTCGGGGATGCCCGCGACCAGTTCCGGGCAGCCTCGCGTGACACCGAATACGAAGACCGGGGTTCGGTGTTCTTCAACCTCGGCATGGCCCAGGAACGGCTGGACGAAACCGATAATGCCGTCACCTCCTACCGTCGGGCTGTCGAGCTGTCCCGGGGGGATGCGCGGCCTCTGCTAGCCTTGTCGCGGGTACTGGTGGAACAGGGCGAGTATGAGGCGGCGTCACGTTATTACAGTCGACTTTCCACAGCCATCGCCCGGAATCCGCGCATGACGCATTCCGCGGAAAGCCTGTACACGGGCATTCGTATTGCCCGCTATTTCAATGACAGGGATCAGGAGGCGAGCCTGGCGATGTTACTGAAGAATGAATACCCGGAGTCAGTGGAATACCAACAATATAAGGTACTGATTTCTAATGACCAGTGATGAAAATCCCCAATCAGTGGTAAGCGATCCCGTCGGCGTCCAGCTGAAGCGCGCCAGGGAAAAGCTGGGGCTTGGTGTCGAAGATATTGCCAGGGCGCAACACCTGAGGCCCGCAATCATTCAGGCGATCGAGAACAGTGAGCATACCCGGATCGACAGTGAACTGTTCCTCAAGGGTTATGTGCGGGCCTATGCAAGTAAGGTGGGGCTGGACCCGGACGGTATGGTTGCCGATCTTGACCGCGAGCTGGAACCGCTGCGCATTGAGCGTGAGCAGCAGCAGGAAGCCAATCCGCTGGTGGACATCGAGCGGCGCCGGCGCCAGAAACGCCGGATGGCAAAAATTCTGGTGTGGATTCTGGCAGTTGCTCTGGCAGGCTATCTTGGCTATCGCTTTGTCTTGCAGGATGACTCCTCGCCGGTCACCGGAGAGGCGCCGGAACAGACCTCCGAGGTTCAGTCCGAGGCAGGTCTGACAGGTGCTGATTCTCCTTCCGGGCCAGAGGCCCCGGTGACAGAAGATGCTGTCGAACCGGGGCCGGTTGAAGCGGAGCTTACGGCGCCGGAGACCGAGAGCGTTGCCGGTGACACCGTCGCGGAAGCGCCTCCCGAACCGTTGGCCGAAGAAATTGCGGTCGAGGAACCGGCTCAGGAACCGGCTGTCGAACAGCCGGTTCCTGTTGTTGAGGAGCCGGAACCGCTGGTAGAGAATCCTGAAGAGCCGGTGGTGGTTACGGATACGGCCAGGCTCGAAATGACATTTACAGCGGATTGTTGGGTGCAGGTGAGTGATGCAGACGGCAACCGCCTGGTCGCATCCCTGCAACGCCAGGGTGACAGAATAGATGTGTCAGGGGACGCGCCACTCCGGGTGGTTATCGGAGCGGTAGATGCGGTAGGGTCCGTGCGTTTCCAGGGCGAGCCAGTCGACCTTGGCGATTTCCGGGTTGCCAACAATCGCACCGAATTTACCCTGTCCCTTTGACAGGTACAGTCGATATTTTATTGGTCAGTCAGACATGAAGCACGAATCCCCGATCAAGAGACGTAAATCCCGCCAGATCATGGTTGGCAATGTACCGGTGGGCGGTGATGCGCCGATCGCGGTGCAGAGCATGACCAACACAAACACCTGTGATGTGGACGCCACCGTGGCCCAGATCCGGGCTCTGGAAGAGGCTGGCGCCGATATTGTCCGGGTCTCGGTTCCTTCCATGGATGCAGCCGAGGCATTTGGCAAGATCCGAGAGCGGGTATCGGTTCCGCTGGTGTCCGACATCCATTTCGATTACAAGATCGCCCTGCGTGTGGCGGAGCTGGGTGTGGACTGCCTGCGCATCAACCCCGGCAACATCGGCCGCGAGGATCGCGTGAACGCGGTAATCAGTGCGGCCAGGGACCGCAACATTCCGATCCGGATCGGCGTCAATGCCGGCTCGCTGGAAAAGAGCCTGCAGCGCAAGTATGGCGAGCCCACCGCCGATGCGCTGGTGGAATCCGCCATGCGTCATATCGATATCCTCGATCGTCATGATTTCCAGGACTTCAAGGTCAGTCTGAAAGCCTCCGAGGTGTTCATGACCGTTGATGCCTACCGGAAGATCGCAAGCCAGATCGAACAGCCGTTGCACCTTGGCATCACCGAGGCCGGTGGTTTCCGCTCCGGCACCGTGAAGTCCTCCATCGGCCTTGGCATGCTGTTGATGGACGGTATCGGCGACACCATCCGGGTGTCTCTGGCGGCAGATCCCGTCCAGGAGATCAAGGTTGGTTTCGATATCCTCAAGAGCCTTCGCCTGCGCAGCCGTGGCATCAATTTCATTGCCTGCCCGAGCTGCTCCCGTCAGAACTTCGACGTGATCCAGACCATGAATGATCTGGAGGCCCGGCTGGAGGACGTGAACACCTCCCTGGACGTGGCCATTATCGGCTGCATCGTCAACGGTCCGGGGGAAGCCAAGGAAGCCGACATCGGCCTGACCGGTGGCAGCCCCAAGAACCTGTTCTACATGGGCGGCAAACCGAACCAGAAGCTGGATAACGCCACCCTCACCGATGATCTGGAGCGCCTGATCCGGGAAGAAGTGGCCCGTCGGAAAGAGCAGGAAGATGCCATCATTGCCCGGTCAGAGGACTGATCGGGCACCAGTTCACCAGTTAACCATCAGAAACAGTTAAGGGTTTCACTTGGCTAAGATTCAGGCAATTCGCGGGATGAACGATATCCTGCCGGAACAGACGCCGGTATGGCAGTTTGTGGAAGCGACCGTGCGGAAAGTTCTGCGACAGTACGGCTACCAGGAAATCCGGATGCCGATCGTCGAGCAGACGGACCTGTTCAAGCGCTCCATCGGTGAAGTCACCGACATTGTCGAGAAAGAGATGTACACCTTCGAGGACCGGAATGGCGACAGCCTGACCCTGCGTCCCGAGGGTACTGCGGGATGTGTACGCGCGGCGGAGGAGCACGGCCTGCTGTTCAACCAGACCCGGCGCCTGTGGTACACCGGCCCGATGTTCCGGCATGAGCGGCCCCAGAAAGGTCGCTACCGTCAGTTTCACCAGATCGGTGTTGAATGCTTCGGCATGAGCGGTCCCGACATCGACGCCGAGTTGCTGATTCTCACTGCCCGCCTGTGGCAGGCACTGGGACTGTCCGGCCATACCCGGCTTGAAATCAACTCCATCGGTACCTCCGAATCCCGGAAAACCTATCGGTCCGCGCTGGTGGATTATCTGAGCCAGTACAAGTCGGATCTGGATGCAGACAGCCAGCGTCGCCTGGAAACCAATCCGCTGCGCATCCTGGATAGCAAGGATGCCGGTACCCGCAAGATTCTCGAGAACGCACCGAGTCTGGATGATTACCTGGACGACGAATCGCGGTCCCACTTCGCGCGTCTGCGTGAGTTGCTGGATGCCGCAGGCATCGAGTACACGGTCAACCCGGCGCTGGTTCGGGGCCTGGATTATTACGGCAAGACCGTTTTCGAGTGGATCACCGACAGCCTGGGGGCCCAGGGTACCGTCTGTGCCGGTGGCCGCTATGACGGACTGGTGGAACAGCTGGGCGGCAAGCCGACCTTTGCGGTGGGCTTTGCCATGGGAATCGAGCGCCTGATTCTGTTGCTGGAGACGCTGGATCTGA is a genomic window containing:
- the rlmN gene encoding 23S rRNA (adenine(2503)-C(2))-methyltransferase RlmN, producing MTAAAEKTNLLGMPKAKLEAFFETLGEKRFRAQQVLQWIHQRGVDDFDQMTNMSKALREKLKEVAEVRGPEVVYDETSKDGTRKWVMRMDNGNSVETVLIPDGERGTLCVSSQIGCSLDCTFCSTGKRGFNRNLTAAEIIGQVWVARKAFMPFDPNADRPITNVVMMGMGEPLLNFDNVVDAMNLMMEDLAYGISKRRVTLSTSGVVPALDRLGEVTDVSLAISLHAPNDELRNQLVPLNKKYPIAELLAATRRYLSRLPDKRKATIEYTVIEGMNDQPEHARQLAVLLKGLPCKINLIPFNPFPESDFRRPSMNATRRFQTVLNEAGYIATIRTTRGDDIDAACGQLVGRVEDRTRRSQRYIEVQQVNP
- the pilW gene encoding type IV pilus biogenesis/stability protein PilW, whose protein sequence is MSLATGLAGCVTTTDSRFSREADRQEAVDNYVKLATAYIGQGNIDRARHHLDRALKLEPKSPKALAAMGLIYNTEGEAELAESSFRKAISADEGYTRARVYYGAFLYSQGRFGDARDQFRAASRDTEYEDRGSVFFNLGMAQERLDETDNAVTSYRRAVELSRGDARPLLALSRVLVEQGEYEAASRYYSRLSTAIARNPRMTHSAESLYTGIRIARYFNDRDQEASLAMLLKNEYPESVEYQQYKVLISNDQ
- a CDS encoding RodZ domain-containing protein, whose amino-acid sequence is MTSDENPQSVVSDPVGVQLKRAREKLGLGVEDIARAQHLRPAIIQAIENSEHTRIDSELFLKGYVRAYASKVGLDPDGMVADLDRELEPLRIEREQQQEANPLVDIERRRRQKRRMAKILVWILAVALAGYLGYRFVLQDDSSPVTGEAPEQTSEVQSEAGLTGADSPSGPEAPVTEDAVEPGPVEAELTAPETESVAGDTVAEAPPEPLAEEIAVEEPAQEPAVEQPVPVVEEPEPLVENPEEPVVVTDTARLEMTFTADCWVQVSDADGNRLVASLQRQGDRIDVSGDAPLRVVIGAVDAVGSVRFQGEPVDLGDFRVANNRTEFTLSL
- the ispG gene encoding flavodoxin-dependent (E)-4-hydroxy-3-methylbut-2-enyl-diphosphate synthase, with protein sequence MKHESPIKRRKSRQIMVGNVPVGGDAPIAVQSMTNTNTCDVDATVAQIRALEEAGADIVRVSVPSMDAAEAFGKIRERVSVPLVSDIHFDYKIALRVAELGVDCLRINPGNIGREDRVNAVISAARDRNIPIRIGVNAGSLEKSLQRKYGEPTADALVESAMRHIDILDRHDFQDFKVSLKASEVFMTVDAYRKIASQIEQPLHLGITEAGGFRSGTVKSSIGLGMLLMDGIGDTIRVSLAADPVQEIKVGFDILKSLRLRSRGINFIACPSCSRQNFDVIQTMNDLEARLEDVNTSLDVAIIGCIVNGPGEAKEADIGLTGGSPKNLFYMGGKPNQKLDNATLTDDLERLIREEVARRKEQEDAIIARSED
- the hisS gene encoding histidine--tRNA ligase; the protein is MAKIQAIRGMNDILPEQTPVWQFVEATVRKVLRQYGYQEIRMPIVEQTDLFKRSIGEVTDIVEKEMYTFEDRNGDSLTLRPEGTAGCVRAAEEHGLLFNQTRRLWYTGPMFRHERPQKGRYRQFHQIGVECFGMSGPDIDAELLILTARLWQALGLSGHTRLEINSIGTSESRKTYRSALVDYLSQYKSDLDADSQRRLETNPLRILDSKDAGTRKILENAPSLDDYLDDESRSHFARLRELLDAAGIEYTVNPALVRGLDYYGKTVFEWITDSLGAQGTVCAGGRYDGLVEQLGGKPTFAVGFAMGIERLILLLETLDLIPDHVNSNADVYVTAMGDAAVAPALALAEQLRNELPDYVVVTHCGGGSFKSQMKKADKSGARYAVILGENEVAGGTAGLKPLRSDESQREVPQAELAQALADVLSN